From a single Bacillus sp. NEB1478 genomic region:
- the rlmH gene encoding 23S rRNA (pseudouridine(1915)-N(3))-methyltransferase RlmH codes for MNISIVSVGKLKEKYLKQGIDEYLKRLGPYAKVEVIEVPDEKAPETLSDSEMIMVKDAEGERILAKIGQDVHVVAMAIEGKAVSSEDLANNLDKLATYGKSKVAFVIGGSLGLSEAVMKRANEKISFGKITYPHQLMKLVLVEQIYRAFRINRGEPYHK; via the coding sequence GTGAATATATCAATTGTTTCTGTAGGGAAACTAAAAGAAAAATATTTAAAACAAGGAATTGACGAATATTTAAAAAGGCTTGGACCATATGCCAAAGTGGAAGTTATTGAAGTTCCCGATGAAAAAGCTCCTGAAACATTAAGTGATTCAGAGATGATCATGGTGAAAGATGCAGAAGGAGAACGCATTTTAGCCAAAATCGGTCAAGATGTTCATGTTGTCGCAATGGCGATTGAAGGAAAGGCAGTATCATCTGAGGACTTAGCGAATAATCTCGATAAACTCGCTACATATGGAAAAAGCAAAGTCGCGTTTGTTATCGGAGGGTCATTGGGATTAAGTGAAGCTGTGATGAAGCGGGCGAACGAAAAGATCTCATTCGGGAAGATTACGTATCCGCATCAGCTGATGAAACTGGTGCTGGTTGAGCAAATTTATCGAGCGTTTCGGATTAATAGGGGAGAACCATACCATAAGTAA
- a CDS encoding toprim domain-containing protein, which produces MLSTEEFLQRFVCKKGELLEKSKEPMRWYIVKQSTRRYRKIAVITAADKWSGEPDDLLKQFKLNPKTIKKLPFNEDLLLEWVRKGWLIRDVRFDKDERTPVKENFRMGPGLYALEEEKQQKKNQEIHQNFINTYSFLKSSTETPVEGFPVIFHERVRAFAKKAEQPLFFTERISNFQLKLAAFLSGLYKLRRKQSYVDFKEIGATLYNKIGGSKVFDRQREDILSTLETWAEAPVSSLGLVSLGRLIPVYFTGPLMGTYATYNYGSVHAVTDLALGIDDFCTSASTLWLVENRAVLTRMAIETSFLQKSNSFVLAVDGHVRSAHRSLITQLCKSNIKEVIIWTDADPDGMQISHTLVSIINSIPFKIIGGKRVFYSLKTYDAWFQEETKDHYFEQEQQLGGVLIWEKWMNQKNL; this is translated from the coding sequence ATGTTGTCGACAGAAGAGTTTCTCCAGAGGTTTGTATGTAAGAAAGGCGAGCTATTAGAGAAATCAAAAGAGCCGATGCGGTGGTATATTGTTAAACAATCAACTCGACGTTATCGGAAAATAGCGGTGATTACTGCTGCTGATAAGTGGTCAGGTGAACCAGATGATCTACTAAAACAGTTTAAACTCAACCCGAAAACAATAAAAAAGCTTCCGTTTAATGAAGATCTTCTTTTGGAGTGGGTACGGAAAGGATGGCTTATTCGAGATGTCCGTTTTGACAAGGATGAACGGACACCAGTTAAAGAAAATTTTCGAATGGGTCCTGGTTTATATGCTTTAGAGGAAGAGAAGCAACAGAAAAAAAATCAGGAAATACATCAAAATTTCATAAACACATACAGCTTCCTAAAAAGTAGCACTGAAACTCCTGTTGAAGGCTTCCCGGTTATTTTTCATGAACGGGTTCGAGCATTTGCAAAAAAAGCAGAACAACCACTTTTTTTCACTGAAAGGATAAGTAACTTCCAATTAAAACTAGCCGCTTTTTTATCAGGACTGTATAAGTTGCGTAGGAAACAATCGTATGTCGACTTTAAAGAAATAGGTGCTACACTATATAACAAAATTGGCGGCTCAAAAGTGTTCGATCGTCAAAGAGAGGATATTCTTTCAACATTAGAGACATGGGCGGAGGCTCCGGTAAGTAGTCTAGGCTTAGTAAGTTTGGGACGTTTAATTCCAGTTTACTTTACCGGTCCACTTATGGGAACGTATGCTACATATAACTATGGCTCGGTGCATGCAGTTACGGACCTTGCACTAGGTATCGATGATTTCTGTACATCTGCTAGTACGCTTTGGCTCGTAGAAAATAGAGCTGTACTTACTAGAATGGCGATAGAGACAAGTTTCTTGCAGAAGAGTAATTCTTTTGTATTGGCTGTAGATGGACATGTCCGATCAGCTCACCGTTCGCTCATTACTCAGTTGTGTAAATCCAACATAAAAGAAGTAATCATTTGGACAGACGCTGATCCAGATGGAATGCAAATATCTCACACTTTGGTATCTATTATTAATAGCATTCCATTTAAAATTATTGGGGGTAAAAGGGTATTTTATTCGTTAAAAACTTATGATGCTTGGTTTCAGGAAGAAACTAAAGATCATTATTTTGAACAGGAGCAACAGTTAGGAGGTGTACTGATATGGGAGAAGTGGATGAATCAAAAAAATCTCTGA
- a CDS encoding chromosome segregation protein SMC, with amino-acid sequence MIPQQLKFSGIRDYRPTNLRFYSATNHVLITGPNGAGKSTISFCLGAVLYSGKVDIEGLKSRNLSLNETWRATISLLFKNEGTSRIDGPLWIEFTLKIEQELGQPIKRVYSIAEGETENDLAITKTYRSGDINKQNFTQYHEDLQLKYKIQPDKFYLIWYQQEVNQFAVMTPEERFRIFSEMHGIDQTQRAWEESLEQVRDARESLIAATQDQRNHQHKLSFAKNELDLFIDNQQRLKSNGTKLVMATRSLQTLNQLERAEMINHRESLLYDAETLLEEQEELLHKEEIEKERLQSIIIEEDELQKRLDEEENRLEKVREAKRTSEEELDILKDELADLSGKARYLRYDQEETNQRLRTATLTVSTSEQKLINLSTEKKQLEDKKNKLMEDKIKLEQESEQWKKNFTRYNSLLTRYTSTYHVQQRINEFKIQTTQLFNQINTLKEREKQLDTELNLLNTRRIESPRQQQSLKQLTQQGIRGFTLRELVELEPDASIEAEDKLNSIKYTIFYDAKPIQVPNDLYHVSLKTLVPDRLVTSLPELQLLTKQGLSLEEQNLASRVLWWIDQFFSGNFPSIRQKQLIDDRGIRGPQESDAYILSEKAVEKRKETVIRERKQVIERNVKYKAKYDADIADMQELHSIIQQVKEAEAFSLTQSKQHERLEYITNIEKQLNLIKNQGEHLEQEQESTHGRHQQALVEQREHQKDVDIYAQLGEQAKKFERLQQLEKDAAEFERNIDRIRRIRKDMNDELDELKNSRKKMERILMEVDDNLIKMNRTHEQVHRQIVVKSDDIDLCTQSLIKNEQALEELRALIPEWYEEAEKESIMQISRAQLEQNRGEAEIHFNLARTQAGINQEAVQNYNMLKIEFDRKQEDLERATYLLEENELRAQNLEDRLDTTINQNVLNIRNLFQTYIGLFQFEGQIEHEKVQDRRGRIHFKLYIKARKAGHRGTMEDVSVKARGGRVGKGVSGGEESLSSLLFALALLQSLSNRPGFIVLDEFDSALDEERKAKVFQLYAKELKRKLIILSPKSHDDAYYNEFSIVHVVSHDPLIPESKVKGVRVERLLNNAPR; translated from the coding sequence ATGATACCCCAGCAACTAAAGTTTAGTGGAATTCGTGATTATAGACCGACTAATTTACGGTTCTACTCAGCAACTAATCATGTTTTAATTACCGGTCCAAATGGAGCCGGTAAATCAACTATTAGCTTTTGTCTGGGTGCAGTACTCTACTCTGGAAAAGTAGATATTGAAGGACTTAAATCTCGCAATTTGTCCCTGAATGAAACATGGCGAGCAACGATTTCGTTGCTATTTAAAAACGAAGGTACCTCACGTATTGATGGTCCACTTTGGATTGAGTTTACGCTTAAAATCGAACAAGAATTAGGACAACCGATTAAGCGGGTTTATAGTATTGCAGAAGGTGAGACAGAAAATGATTTAGCAATTACAAAAACGTACCGATCTGGAGACATTAACAAACAAAACTTTACGCAATATCACGAAGATCTTCAGCTTAAGTATAAAATCCAGCCAGACAAGTTTTATCTTATTTGGTATCAACAAGAGGTAAATCAGTTTGCTGTAATGACACCTGAAGAACGCTTTCGAATTTTTAGTGAAATGCACGGAATTGATCAAACACAGCGTGCATGGGAAGAAAGTCTAGAGCAAGTAAGAGATGCCCGAGAATCGCTGATAGCAGCGACACAGGACCAAAGGAACCATCAGCATAAACTCTCTTTTGCAAAAAATGAACTAGATCTTTTTATTGATAACCAACAAAGATTAAAAAGCAATGGAACAAAACTCGTAATGGCGACACGATCTCTTCAGACGCTTAATCAACTTGAAAGAGCGGAGATGATTAACCATAGAGAATCCCTTTTGTATGATGCTGAAACGCTATTAGAAGAGCAGGAAGAATTGTTGCACAAAGAAGAGATAGAGAAGGAAAGGTTGCAATCTATAATAATAGAAGAAGATGAATTACAAAAGCGTTTAGATGAGGAAGAAAATCGTTTAGAGAAGGTTCGTGAAGCGAAAAGGACGAGTGAGGAAGAATTAGATATATTAAAGGATGAACTTGCTGATTTAAGTGGAAAAGCACGGTACTTGCGGTATGACCAAGAGGAAACGAATCAACGCTTAAGGACAGCAACTTTAACAGTGTCAACATCTGAACAAAAACTAATAAATTTGTCGACTGAAAAAAAACAACTTGAAGATAAAAAAAACAAATTGATGGAAGATAAAATTAAACTTGAGCAAGAGAGCGAGCAATGGAAAAAGAACTTTACTCGTTATAATTCTTTACTTACCCGTTATACGAGTACCTATCATGTACAGCAACGTATTAATGAATTTAAAATACAAACTACTCAGCTCTTTAACCAAATAAACACACTGAAGGAAAGAGAGAAACAGCTTGATACAGAATTAAATTTGCTTAATACAAGGCGAATTGAATCGCCACGTCAGCAGCAATCGCTCAAACAATTAACTCAACAAGGAATTCGAGGTTTCACACTGAGAGAATTGGTAGAACTTGAGCCGGATGCATCAATTGAGGCAGAAGATAAACTTAACTCAATCAAGTATACAATTTTTTATGATGCCAAGCCGATTCAAGTACCTAACGATTTATATCATGTTTCACTAAAGACACTTGTGCCAGACCGTCTAGTAACCTCTTTGCCAGAACTACAATTGCTAACTAAGCAAGGATTATCTTTAGAAGAACAAAATCTTGCATCGCGTGTGTTATGGTGGATTGATCAATTTTTTAGTGGGAACTTTCCATCCATTCGTCAAAAACAACTGATAGACGATCGAGGAATACGTGGTCCACAGGAGTCTGATGCTTACATATTAAGCGAGAAGGCAGTTGAAAAGAGGAAAGAGACTGTCATTCGTGAGCGTAAACAGGTGATTGAAAGGAATGTAAAGTATAAAGCAAAATATGACGCAGATATTGCTGATATGCAGGAGCTGCACAGCATTATTCAACAAGTGAAAGAGGCAGAAGCTTTTTCACTCACCCAATCTAAGCAACATGAACGCCTTGAATATATTACAAATATAGAGAAACAGCTTAATTTGATAAAGAATCAGGGAGAACATTTAGAGCAAGAACAAGAATCAACGCATGGGAGACACCAACAGGCTCTTGTAGAACAGCGGGAACATCAGAAGGACGTTGACATATATGCACAGCTTGGAGAACAAGCGAAAAAATTTGAACGTCTGCAACAGTTAGAGAAAGATGCAGCTGAGTTTGAGCGTAACATTGACCGTATTCGCCGAATTCGAAAAGACATGAATGATGAGCTAGATGAACTCAAAAATAGTCGGAAGAAAATGGAACGTATTTTAATGGAGGTTGATGATAACTTAATCAAAATGAATCGGACACATGAACAAGTGCATCGACAAATAGTGGTTAAAAGTGATGATATTGACTTGTGTACACAATCATTAATTAAAAATGAACAAGCTCTAGAAGAGTTACGCGCTCTGATTCCTGAATGGTATGAAGAAGCAGAAAAAGAATCTATTATGCAAATTTCCCGTGCTCAATTAGAACAAAATCGAGGAGAAGCTGAAATTCATTTTAATTTAGCTCGAACGCAAGCAGGCATTAACCAAGAAGCAGTGCAGAATTATAATATGCTAAAAATAGAATTTGACCGTAAGCAGGAAGATCTTGAACGTGCCACATATTTATTAGAAGAAAATGAACTTCGTGCACAAAATCTAGAAGATCGTTTGGATACAACAATTAATCAAAATGTTTTGAACATACGTAATTTGTTCCAGACTTATATTGGACTTTTTCAATTTGAGGGTCAGATTGAGCATGAAAAAGTACAGGATCGCCGTGGCCGTATACATTTTAAACTTTATATTAAGGCGAGGAAAGCAGGACATCGAGGTACTATGGAAGATGTTAGTGTAAAGGCAAGAGGAGGACGTGTCGGTAAAGGTGTATCAGGCGGGGAAGAATCACTGAGTTCCCTGTTATTTGCACTTGCATTGCTGCAAAGTCTTTCTAACCGACCTGGATTTATTGTGCTGGATGAATTTGATAGTGCTCTGGATGAAGAAAGGAAAGCAAAAGTATTCCAGCTTTATGCGAAAGAACTAAAGCGAAAATTAATTATTCTTTCACCAAAGTCGCATGATGATGCCTATTATAATGAATTTTCCATCGTTCACGTTGTCTCGCATGACCCGCTGATACCGGAAAGCAAAGTAAAAGGTGTAAGGGTAGAACGTTTGTTGAATAATGCACCCAGATGA
- a CDS encoding nucleotide pyrophosphohydrolase → MNEIKQLMNAINEFRDARGWGPYHNPKDLAISLSIEAAELLEDFQWISSEEAIEKNIENIKEEIADVFIYGLMLCSELDLDVETIIKDKIEKNGLKYPISDTNGRDQG, encoded by the coding sequence ATGAATGAAATTAAACAGCTAATGAACGCAATCAATGAATTTAGAGATGCAAGAGGATGGGGACCATATCACAATCCAAAAGACCTTGCCATCTCCCTTTCTATCGAAGCTGCTGAACTCCTGGAAGATTTTCAGTGGATTAGCAGTGAAGAAGCTATTGAGAAAAACATTGAAAACATTAAAGAAGAAATTGCTGATGTATTTATTTACGGACTTATGCTCTGCAGTGAGTTAGATTTGGATGTCGAGACAATTATTAAGGATAAGATTGAAAAGAATGGGTTGAAATACCCTATTTCTGATACAAATGGTAGAGATCAGGGATAA